In one window of Hevea brasiliensis isolate MT/VB/25A 57/8 chromosome 10, ASM3005281v1, whole genome shotgun sequence DNA:
- the LOC110668318 gene encoding E3 ubiquitin-protein ligase RMA1H1 yields the protein MDAMATEQYIEEAVAENDYNREDKSPLDICKSSDTLVDSDDSPCNGFDCNICLDSVQDPVVTLCGHLYCWPCMYKWLHFQSISTENEDLQMQQQCPVCKAEVSEGTLVPLFGRGQTTKPSKSKAPNLGIIIPRRPLGLACGFDSPRSSFTTSSNPRPTQQIYNRDYSPHQSQLYYSQPGISYPPASSMLTPRVATANMYDPMIGMFGEMIYARVFGNSITNIYGYPNSYNLTGSSSPRMRRHILQADRSLSRICFFLFCCVFLCFLSF from the coding sequence ATGGACGCCATGGCTACAGAGCAGTATATTGAAGAAGCAGTAGCTGAAAATGATTATAACAGAGAGGATAAATCTCCTCTAGACATCTGCAAGTCTTCTGACACTCTCGTAGATTCCGATGATAGCCCCTGTAATGGATTCGATTGCAATATTTGCCTGGATTCTGTACAGGACCCAGTGGTGACACTTTGTGGTCACCTTTACTGCTGGCCCTGCATGTACAAATGGCTTCATTTCCAGAGCATCTCCACAGAAAACGAAGATCTGCAGATGCAGCAGCAATGTCCTGTATGCAAGGCTGAAGTTTCTGAAGGCACCTTGGTTCCACTCTTTGGACGAGGCCAAACAACAAAACCCTCTAAAAGCAAAGCCCCCAATCTGGGAATAATTATTCCTAGAAGACCTCTTGGTCTTGCATGTGGATTTGATTCACCAAGATCATCTTTTACCACAAGTAGTAATCCACGTCCAACCCAGCAAATTTATAATCGTGATTATTCTCCTCATCAATCTCAACTATACTACTCTCAGCCTGGAATAAGTTACCCTCCTGCTTCTTCAATGCTTACCCCACGAGTTGCAACAGCGAACATGTACGATCCAATGATAGGAATGTTCGGGGAGATGATTTATGCAAGGGTCTTCGGTAACTCCATAACCAATATTTACGGCTACCCTAATTCATATAATCTTACAGGAAGCAGCAGTCCTAGAATGAGAAGGCACATATTGCAGGCTGACAGGTCCCTTAGCAGAATCTGCTTTTTCCTCTTCTGTTGTGTATTTTTGTGTTTCCTCTCATTTTGA